The DNA segment TGTAGCAGGGAGAAGGAAAACAACAGCAATTGGAGCCATATAAAGAAGAAGGTTCATAGAATTCAGCTTCTCTCTGGTACACCAAAGAAACGTATCAGTAGATATTTAATGCAATAATCCGACCACAGAAGAAAACATAGTAATAAACTAAATATCATGTTCCTTATACATACCCTTCAGAAGAAAGTAAAATTCCTTGCAACACGGATTTTAAGGCTCGTGCAGCAGTAGCTGCAACACATACTATGAACCCAAATAAATGGAAGCTTGGTTCACCCTATAAGcgaagaaaaaaaagaacaagTACATCAGAAGCTAtagattatttttgttttctactCATCATCAATACTTGAATAATACATAAAACGGAGAAAAAAGATCTTCCAGTGCTTAATGTGTCCCTCACCGACAGTTGAATTTGATTCAACAGCAATTAAAACTTCTAAATTCATGACCAAAAATCCCAGTTTGTAAAAGAATCAATCAGCAAGCTGGGGACAGAAAGTAAGTATACTGAAAACCAAGAATGCTCCACAACATGAACGACACAATATTTACTACCGGAATATGCCATTTAATAACACATATAAAGCAACATTACCTCTACTTCTCAAACAAACCTAACCAAACATTTTGTTAAATTAAGTAACGACAGAAGAGATTCTGATGTACAATCCGAGCAATATACCACTTTCATGAAAAGTAAAAACATTCCCAAATGGAGCTGCATAACCCAACATGCTACcgaattgaaaataaaatatttctaaaagtCACAATATTTTTCGATAGTACCAACAAGTGCAACCAATCAAAAACTCTAACTTCACATATAATAGAGTAACTAGCATGAATCAAAGAGCTTTAACACTGCCATCTAGTAACAAACTATAATACATGATAGTGTATTGACTTTCACGAAAACTATCTCAAAAACCATAACAACTAACTATAATTTCTAATTGATTGCAGAATTGAAGATTGCACGCTATAAACCAATAAAAAATCATGCTCGATAAGACTATGTATGTAACAACACCCACTCAAGAAGTATCTTGGACAAGacttctaaaataattaatataaaattttaaaaactttcaAATTCGGTGTTTTGTAATTGGATGAGTGGAATGACTAaacaagattttttttctttattttaataatgatacTAATGGTAGTACGCTCCTATGCTAAAGTCGTGGAGGACTTGTCTGCAAGTGTCGGTGCTATAATTGCTCGACAatactaatatttataaatagacGTTCGTAAAACAGCgtttaaaaagaaataatagtTTTTTCCAATTTCTTGCAGAATAAAAGGAGagcaataatttaaataatttttctttaaaattaaaaaaagcgCGAGAGGAGTAAggaagaaaaagtaaaataatggAAGATTGGGAATCGCGGCGCGTTACCCCGCTGGCAATGACGACGCCGGCGACAACGGGGACGAGGGTGAGGTAGGTGAGCCAGGCCTCTCTCTTGAAGGTGATGAGATAGGCGAAGACGGCGGTGAAGAAGGGGGTGGTGGCGCCGACGGCCTGGTTGAAGGAGACGGGGAGGTAGCGGAGGGAGATGTTGCCGAAGACGACGGAGACGCAGAAGACGAGGCTGAGGGCGGCGATCTTGAAGAACTGGAGGCGGGAGCGTAGGGTCTGCATAGGAACGAGCTTGAGCCAGGCGATGGCGACGTAGCTGAAGAGGGAGCAGGCAGTCATGTGGCACATGGTGAGGAATATAGGGTACTTGAAGCCATAGTTGCTAAGAAGGTACTTGTTGAGGAGTAAAACCCCAATGTTGGAGGAGTACCAGGCGGAGACCAGAGCTATTGTGAAGAAACGGCTGCCACCCTTCATTGTGTGATGGAGCCGCCGTGGATCTGAGAACCTTCCGGCTAAAACTCCCTTCCAACAATCTTGCAACCCGCTCCTTCCTCCATCGCCGACCGCTTCATTGATTCCGATTTCCAATTCAGCGCGGAGGACTGTTTGTTTGTATTGAAAGCCTACACACTGATTTTATCAACGGATGCCAAAGGGAAAGCGCGTACACAAACACCTCCTTCGCTTCCCTCTGCTTTCTTTTATTCCCTTTCTTCCCTTttatttcttattctttttattttccctGTCACTAGACGAGAAATATATAATATCACACCACTGTGCACTGTGGGTTggtgattcttttttctttcaaaaaaaaaatagcattaatgtaattaaattttcacaacaattatttcttatttttaattattattccGTCAACTTAACCAACTTAATTTGTcgtataacaaaaaaataaataatattttacatgtaagaaaaaaaaagagaattacAGATTGGATATTTTCCACGTTCTTGTTCACGTGGATGTACACCGGAAACCAACTCTCCCAACTACACTAATTTATCTTTAACTGATTCTCATTTTAATAATTAGGTTTCAATATTTTAAGAGTATGTTTCGCTACATTACATcttctattttcttttacacaaaataaaaaaaaattactttataggTAATATTTCTATAGATCTGATAGTTTATTGTTTTTACAAAAATACATCctgaatat comes from the Phaseolus vulgaris cultivar G19833 chromosome 8, P. vulgaris v2.0, whole genome shotgun sequence genome and includes:
- the LOC137823409 gene encoding probable sugar phosphate/phosphate translocator At3g11320 — its product is MKGGSRFFTIALVSAWYSSNIGVLLLNKYLLSNYGFKYPIFLTMCHMTACSLFSYVAIAWLKLVPMQTLRSRLQFFKIAALSLVFCVSVVFGNISLRYLPVSFNQAVGATTPFFTAVFAYLITFKREAWLTYLTLVPVVAGVVIASGGEPSFHLFGFIVCVAATAARALKSVLQGILLSSEGEKLNSMNLLLYMAPIAVVFLLPATLMMEENVVGITLALARDDVKIIWYLLFNSALAYLVNLTNFLVTKHTSALTLQVLGNAKGAVAVVISILIFRNPVSVTGMMGYSFTVLGVVLYSEAKKRSK